A genomic stretch from Arachis stenosperma cultivar V10309 chromosome 3, arast.V10309.gnm1.PFL2, whole genome shotgun sequence includes:
- the LOC130967133 gene encoding uncharacterized protein LOC130967133, which produces MASEESFLVLVHYRGSIKRKTRSGVKFTDKDPLCIIVTPTTTYDALVSSVLEKLGLAGVKRVKKFFYRIPTAVLHDTVKFDCFTIGSDEDLQVMFLSRRQFPEVRTPELLAKLVDVVSSSGGSNRNATTIAAVAGSSSRPAVASSSAPVYEPPMQPVASPSFAVDLSGNVGDEVRHGEHIPTEVHCPTPAGVGDGLFDDPDDDDAEPDFIADESGDDVGTTVPTRAIGGSSSGTQQYPPHFSSLDLDAMRQDDDVLQASGFGARDTEGSAGMNEFQVGQQFQDKDEALLSVKTYSIRRGVQYKVVESDYRRYVGKCSEFGNGCTWLIRLSLRQRKGIWEVKRYNGPHTCLASSISSDHRSLDYHVISTFVMPMVRADAGVNIKVLQNATAAHFGFRPTYRRVWMAKQKAVAVIYGDWEESYNELPRWVLGVQLTMPGTVAVLRTCPVRVGGQVDDSQVYFHRLFWTFPPCIQAFRHCKPLVSIDGTHLYGKYGGTLLIAIAQDGNSNILPVAFALVEGENAESWSFFLSHLREHVTPQPGLLVISDRHNGIKAALEAPDGGWLPPAAYRAFCIRHVAANFALTFKGKDARRLLVNAAYAKTEVEFDYWFDILRSENPAMCDWANRIEYSLWTQHCDEGRRFGHMTTNISECVNSILKGVRNLPVCSLVKATYGRLAELFVRKGREAEAQMGTGQQFSQYLVKCIEANLRTARHFTVTLYDRDNSEYTVAETTPTGSFSLGTYRVSLGSKTCDCGYFQALHFPCSHALACCAYSRLTWQPYVHEVYRLSSVFGVYQMVFAPPIPEGFWPPYAGPTVIPDPSMRRAREGRPRSTRIRTNMDEADPNRPKRCGLCRQPGHTRRSCPQAAGPSGTARNE; this is translated from the coding sequence atggctagtgaggagagtttCCTAGTTCTGGTACATTACAGAGGGTCCATTAAGAGAAAAACTCGGTCCGGCGTTAAGTTCACTGATAAGGATCCCCTATGTATTATCGTGACGCCGACAACCACCTACGATGCACTTGTTAGCTCTGTGCTGGAGAAGCTGGGTCTTGCAGGCGTTAAAAGGGTGAAGAAGTTTTTCTACCGCATTCCTACAGCGGTGCTCCATGACACCGTGAAGTTTGATTGTTTCACAATCGGTAGTGACGAGGACTTGCAGGTTATGTTTCTTTCTCGTAGGCAGTTTCCCGAGGTAAGGACACCGGAGTTGTTGGCTAAGTTGGTTGATGTGGTATCTAGCTCGGGTGGTTCGAACCGGAATGCCACTACTATAGCCGCGGTTGCCGGCTCGAGCTCGAGACCTGCTGTTGCTTCATCCTCTGCTCCTGTGTATGAGCCACCGATGCAGCCTGTTGCGTCCCCTTCGTTTGCCGTTGATCTGAGCGGCAATGTTGGAGACGAGGTTCGGCACGGGGAACATATTCCCACCGAGGTACATTGTCCCACACCGGCTGGTGTTGGTGATGGTTTGTTTGATGATCCAGATGACGATGACGCGGAGCCGGATTTCATCGCTGATGAAAGCGGCGATGATGTTGGGACTACTGTTCCGACAAGGGCTATAGGTGGATCTAGTTCTGGCACACAGCAGTATCCACCCCATTTTTCCTCATTGGACCTTGATGCCATGCGGCAAGACGATGATGTTCTGCAGGCCTCAGGATTTGGTGCTAGAGATACCGAGGGGTCTGCCGGTATGAACGAGTTCCAGGTTggccaacaatttcaagataaaGATGAGGCGCTGTTGAGTGTGAAGACGTACAGTATCCGTCGAGGGGTCCAGTACAAGGTCGTTGAGTCTGATTATCGCAGGTACGTGGGAAAGTGTTCTGAGTTTGGGAATGGGTGCACATGGCTAATTCGGTTGAGTCTCCGACAGCGGAAGGGTATCTGGGAAGTGAAGCGATACAACGGACCGCATACATGTCTTGCCAGCTCCATCTCCAGCGACCATAGGAGTCTGGACTACCATGTCATATCCACCTTCGTTATGCCGATGGTTAGGGCTGATGCAGGTGTGAACATCAAGGTGCTCCAAAATGCCACGGCCGCACACTTTGGGTTCAGGCCTACGTACCGGAGGGTATGGATGGCGAAGCAGAAGGCCGTTGCCGTGATATATGGGGACTGGGAGGAGTCGTACAATGAGCTCCCTAGGTGGGTTTTAGGAGTGCAGCTGACGATGCCTGGCACTGTAGCCGTCCTCAGGACTTGCCCTGTTCGAGTTGGGGGACAGGTTGACGATTCTCAGGTTTATTTTCATAGGCTGTTCTGGACTTTCCCCCCTTGTATCCAGGCATTCCGTCATTGCAAGCCTTTGGTGAGTATTGACGGCACCCATTTATATGGGAAGTATGGGGGAACACTGCTAATCGCCATTGCACAAGACGGAAACTCGAACATCCTACCCGTGGCATTTGCACTAGTTGAGGGTGAGAATGCTGAGTCAtggtctttctttctttcccacCTCCGTGAGCACGTGACACCTCAGCCCGGTCTGTTAGTTATTTCAGATAGGCACAACGGTATAAAGGCAGCCCTGGAGGCTCCGGATGGGGGATGGCTACCGCCTGCTGCGTACCGGGCTTTCTGCATTCGACACGTTGCAGCGAATTTTGCGTTGACGTTCAAGGGAAAAGATGCACGGAGGCTTCTTGTTAACGCCGCATATGCCAAGACCGAGGTGGAGTTCGACTACTGGTTTGACATTCTGCGCTCTGAGAATCCGGCAATGTGTGACTGGGCGAACCGAATCGAGTATTCGTTGTGGACACAGCACTGTGATGAGGGTCGGAGATTCGGGCACATGACGACCAATATTTCGGAGTGTGTCAACTCAATCCTGAAGGGGGTTAGAAACCTCCCAGTATGCTCCCTGGTGAAGGCCACATACGGAAGGCTTGCTGAGCTATTTGTCCGTAAGGGGAGGGAGGCCGAGGCTCAGATGGGTACTGGACAACAATTCAGTCAATACCTAGTAAAGTGTATCGAGGCCAACCTGAGAACAGCCCGGCATTTCACGGTTACTCTTTACGACAGGGACAACTCGGAGTACACCGTTGCTGAGACGACTCCGACAGGCTCATTCTCTCTTGGTACGTACAGGGTCTCATTAGGGTCTAAGACTTGTGATTGTGGATACTTCCAAGCACTTCATTTTCCCTGTTCGCATGCACTTGCATGCTGTGCTTATTCACGGCTTACATGGCAGCCTTACGTGCACGAGGTATACCGGCTTAGCTCCGTTTTCGGCGTCTATCAGATGGTATTTGCCCCTCCCATACCGGAGGGTTTCTGGCCACCTTATGCCGGGCCTACAGTTATACCGGATCCGAGTATGAGGCGTGCGAGGGAGGGTCGTCCTAGATCCACAAGAATTCGAACCAACATGGATGAAGCAGATCCGAACCGGCCAAAGAGATGTGGCCTCTGCAGGCAGCCAGGACACACCAGGCGTAGTTGTCCACAAGCCGCAGGCCCAAGCGGTACTGCTAGAAATGAGTAG